Proteins from one Microcaecilia unicolor chromosome 2, aMicUni1.1, whole genome shotgun sequence genomic window:
- the LOC115463692 gene encoding gastrula zinc finger protein XlCGF26.1-like: MNDPSMSLPIVTSVFSLSIKQEEHLLFMDQPESETSEQFHLPVTGFPNVKPDILTQFKEEESRFEPQGSEDRGNLPNTNTREELDETGDEFKNYDIIMRMCDGQQRKEWKHKDPSRDSPDPSSDCEGGISSITSTRVEAAFYKGDGSNTQERNANHCLKLVQTRGVKEGERPFTSADTWENFSTDSHFVEHQIPSLRTEVHDGQDIHKSNSFVHTVPCEKVFKNSECDKCFRQKCNLQCHKITNSGEKPFKCPECDKSFNWKANLKRHKMNHTGAKPFKCSECDKCFKRKANLQLHKMNHTGDKPFKCSECDKCFTQKFSLYQHRMTHSGGKPFKCSECDKSFNWKANLQRHKLNHTGEKPFKCFECDKCFKRKAALQQHKMVHTGDKPFKCSECSKSFCRKAYLERHKMNHTGDKPFKCSECDKYFCHKSYLKKHEMIHTGYKPFKCCECDKSFRRKTHLQLHEMNHTRDKPFKCSECNKYFSQKSNLEKHKVIHLEQKPFKCSECDRSFSRKAYLELHKMNHTGDKPFKCSECDKYFCQKSDLQKHKMIHTGDKPFKCSECDKSFNRKATLQMHKVVHTGDKPFKCSECDKCFRWKQSLQLHKMTPCRHLCYVWYF, encoded by the exons ATGAATGACCCCAGCATGA GCCTTCCGATTGTAACATCTGTGTTCTCACTGAGTATTAAACAAGAGGAACATCTGCTCTTCATGGATCAACCTGAATCAGAGACATCTGAACAGTTTCACCTGCCTGTAACAG GCTTCCCAAATGTCAAACCTGATATTTTAACCCAATTTAAGGAAGAGGAATCCAGGTTTGAACCCCAGGGATCTGAGGACAGAGGAAACCTGCCCAACACGAACACACGTGAAGAACTGGATGAAACAG GTGATGAATTTAAGAATTATGATATAATAATGAGAATGTGCGATGGGCAgcaaagaaaggaatggaaacacaaAGATCCCTCCAGAGATAGCCCAGATCCTTCATCTGACTGTGAGGGAGGTATCAGTAGCATAACATCAACCAGAGTGGAAGCAGCCTTCTATAAAGGAGATGGATCAAATACACAAGAGAGAAATGCTAACCATTGCCTAAAGCTTGTACAAACCAGAGGAGTCAAAGAAGGTGAGAGACCTTTTACAAGTGCTGATACTTGGGAAAACTTCAGTACGGACTCACATTTTGTTGAGCACCAAATACCTAGTCTTAGGACTGAGGTTCATGATGGTCAAGATATACACAAAAGTAACTCATTTGTACACACTGTcccctgtgaaaaagtatttaaaaattctgaatgtgataaatgttttagaCAGAAATGTAACCTGCAGTGTCATAAAATAACTAATTCAGGAGAAAAACCGTTTAAATgtcctgaatgtgataaaagtttcaaTTGGAAAGCCAACCTGAAGCGGCATAAAATGAATCATACAGGAgccaaaccatttaaatgttctgaatgtgataaatgtttcaaaagaaAAGCCAATCTGCAACTTCATAAAATGAATCATACGggagacaaaccatttaaatgttctgaatgtgataaatgtttcactcAGAAATTCAGCTTATACCAGCATAGAATGACTCACTCAGGAGGCAAACCAttcaaatgttctgaatgtgataaaagttttAATTGGAAAGCTAACCTGCAACGGCATAAATTAAATCATACGGGGGAAAAACCATTTAAGTGctttgaatgtgataaatgtttcaaacgGAAAGCTGCCCTGCAACAACATAAAATGGTTCACACTGGAGACAAACCATTCAAATGTTctgaatgtagtaaaagcttcTGTCGGAAAGCCTATCTGGAACGGCATAAAATGAATCATACAggagacaaaccatttaaatgctctgaatgtgataaatatttCTGTCATAAAAGCTACTTAAAAAAGCATGAAATGATTCATACGGgatacaaaccatttaaatgttgtgaatgtgataaaagtttccGTCGGAAGACTCATCTACAACTGCATGAAATGAATCATACAAGGgataaaccatttaaatgttctgaatgcaaTAAATATTTTAGTCAGAAAAGCAACTTGGAAAAGCATAAAGTAATTCACCTTGAAcaaaagccatttaaatgttcagaatgtgatagaAGTTTCAGTCGGAAAGCCTATCTGGAATTGCATAAAATGAATCATACAggagacaaaccatttaaatgttctgagtgtGATAAATATTTCTGTCAGAAAAGTGACCTTCAGAAACATAAAATGATTCACACAGGAGACAAACCGTTTAAATGTTCcgaatgtgataaaagtttcaaTCGGAAAGCTACCTTGCAAATGCATAAAGTGGTTCACACAGGTgataaaccatttaaatgttctgaatgtgataaatgcttcAGGTGGAAACAAAGTTTGCAACTGCATAAAATGACTCCCTGTCGCCACTTATGTTATGTTTGGTACTTTTAA